AGCACTTCTTCTTCTTTTTCTCCAAGGCCTAGCATGATACCACTTTTGGTTCTAGTTATGCCTTGCTCTTTAAGGTATCGTAACACTTCTAAGCTTCGTTCGTACTTTGCCTGAATGCGTACTTCACGAGTCAGTCGCTTTACGGTTTCCATATTATGTGAGACTACTTCTGGTGCAACTGCAATAATACGGTCTATATGTTTGGTTTCACCCTGAAAATCTGGGATGAGTGTTTCTAGTGTAGTCTCTGGATTCATTCTGCGAATCGCCTTTACGGTTTCAGCCCACATTATTGAGCCCATATCTTTTAAATCGTCTCGATCTACAGACGTTACAACTGCGTGCTTTATATTCATTAATTTAATAGATCGTGCTACTTTTTCAGGTTCGTCCCAATCTACCGTTTCTGGCCGTCCAGTTTTCACTCCGCAAAATCCGCATGAACGTGTGCAAATATTACCCAATATCATAAACGTCGCAGTTCCTTCTGTCCAGCATTCACCCATGTTAGGGCAACTTCCCGAGGTGCAAATAGTATGTAAATCGTATTTGTCTACTAGACCCCGTAATTCTGTATACTTTTTTCCAGTAGGCAACTTTACCCGCAGCCATTTTGGCTTAGGTGCAGGTCTTGTGGGTGTAAGAGATTCTGTGCTCATAAGATGCTACAAAGATACCATTTTTTCCCTTCAGAATTTGGCTATCGATGTGCAACATTTTCAATTGCGTACATACAACAAACCATAAAATTTCTAAAATAAGGTGCTAATATACCATGCGCTAAAACCAAAAAGAACTGTGATACCTAAAAGGCTAAATAAACGCATTCGATGAGAGGGGCGTGCGTTTTCAGGGGTATGCTTTCCATTGAGAAGTGCATAGTTTATAATGGCGTAAAATGGAGCTGTAAGAAACGAAAGTACAGTTGCAATTTTTACAAGTAGTCCCATTTCAGATAGGAAAAAGAAGAAAATCAATAAGGTTCCAAATGCTAAAACTAATAGCCACATTATATATCCTTTCGTATAGGTCTTGCCAGTTAAAATTTCCGAAGAAAGATGCATCACTCGTGGAGAACCGTCTAATGTGGTAAGGGAGGTGCTAAACATTGTAGTTAAAGCAGCAATACCAATAATAAGCTTGGTATTTTCTCCTAGTCCGTTGGTGTATAGTGCAATAAGCTGATTGGCAAACGCACCGCCTGCGCTAGAGAAGCTTTCGCCACTGCCAAACATCACAAGAGCTCCCAAGGCTAAAAAGCAAATAGCTAAGAGCGTGGTCACCACGTAACCAACATTGAAATCGAAACGCGATTGTTTTGCGTCTATCGATGGGTCTAGTTTTATCTTTTCTACAGTCCATACGCTATGCCATACCGAAATATCGAGTGGAGCTGGCATCCAACCCATAAACGCAATTAAAAAACCAACCGCGGCTGCTTCGGTGGGGAATGTCTGCGAAAAATCTACAGTTTCTACAGACCCAGTGGCTAAAATAACGGCAATAAGTGTGCTTATGGTGAGGCATATTACAATCACTTTCATGAGACTGTCTAATACCTTATATTTTCCGATAACCAAAATACTTAAGCAAATCCCAGTAATAATGGCAGTCCATAATACAATACTACCTCCAAATAGTGAGCTTGCAATACCTGCGGTTACAATGGTAACCGCAGTTTGAATGGTAAACATTGTGGCAAAGGTTAAGATGAAATAGGCTATTAAGACCCCTTTGCCTAATTTTTTATACCCATGAAGGAGACTTTTGCCTGTAGCCGTAGCATACCTAGAACCATATTCGAAAAAAGGATACTTTACGGCGTTAATGAGTAGCAAGGCCCATAAAAGTCCAAAACCAAAATCGGCCCCTGCTCGTGTAGATTGAACTAAGTGTGATACGCCTATGGCAGCACCAGCAAAAAGACATCCAGGCCCGAGCTTTCGTAATTTTGCAATCAAATGGTGTTGTTTTTGTTTATAATTTCGGCAAGGAGTTTTCTTGCGCGCAGTAAACGAACTTTTACATTGTTTAGCGGTTCTCCTAAGTTTTCAGAAATCTCGTTGTAACTCATTTCTTGAAAGTAGCG
This Rasiella rasia DNA region includes the following protein-coding sequences:
- the lipA gene encoding lipoyl synthase translates to MSTESLTPTRPAPKPKWLRVKLPTGKKYTELRGLVDKYDLHTICTSGSCPNMGECWTEGTATFMILGNICTRSCGFCGVKTGRPETVDWDEPEKVARSIKLMNIKHAVVTSVDRDDLKDMGSIMWAETVKAIRRMNPETTLETLIPDFQGETKHIDRIIAVAPEVVSHNMETVKRLTREVRIQAKYERSLEVLRYLKEQGITRTKSGIMLGLGEKEEEVLQTMQDLRNVGLDIVTIGQYLQPSKKHLPVKEFITPEQFKKYEEIGLEMGFRHVESGALVRSSYKAQKHLT
- a CDS encoding Nramp family divalent metal transporter, translated to MIAKLRKLGPGCLFAGAAIGVSHLVQSTRAGADFGFGLLWALLLINAVKYPFFEYGSRYATATGKSLLHGYKKLGKGVLIAYFILTFATMFTIQTAVTIVTAGIASSLFGGSIVLWTAIITGICLSILVIGKYKVLDSLMKVIVICLTISTLIAVILATGSVETVDFSQTFPTEAAAVGFLIAFMGWMPAPLDISVWHSVWTVEKIKLDPSIDAKQSRFDFNVGYVVTTLLAICFLALGALVMFGSGESFSSAGGAFANQLIALYTNGLGENTKLIIGIAALTTMFSTSLTTLDGSPRVMHLSSEILTGKTYTKGYIMWLLVLAFGTLLIFFFFLSEMGLLVKIATVLSFLTAPFYAIINYALLNGKHTPENARPSHRMRLFSLLGITVLFGFSAWYISTLF